A single region of the Salvia miltiorrhiza cultivar Shanhuang (shh) chromosome 8, IMPLAD_Smil_shh, whole genome shotgun sequence genome encodes:
- the LOC130996586 gene encoding tyrosine-protein phosphatase RLPH2-like: MIPSLDELVSDSRGCSKSLHFFESGNCVLKLEGHFFISSMATSKARMVCCVGDIHGYIRKLQNLWSNLEKALPPSDFQSALIIFLGDYCDRGPNTKEVIDFLISLPSNYPNQRHVFLCGNHDLAFAAFLGLLPSPVDGSDFSATWEEYAMNEERERWYKGEGYENMHLQGRRWAGRMIGFNRAKNTDYQGSIYDAAPTFQSYGVPHGSAELRKAVPDEHKKFLADLVWVHEEDNVSIETEKGVQNCKLIAVHAGLEKGKGVKEQLNYLRAKDTRIPKVEPLSGRKDVWDIPEELRGTPTILVSGHHGKVHIEELRLIIDQGGGIESNPVAAIVFPSKTLVLDTGDIVSDSR; this comes from the exons ATGATCCCCTCTTTGGATGAGTTAGTAAGTGATTCACGTGGATGCTCTAAGAGCCTCCATTTTTTTGAAAGTGGTAATTGTGTGTTGAAACTTGAAGGCCACTTCTTCATCTCATCAATGGCTACAAGTAAAGCGAGAATGGTTTGCTGCGTAGGCGACATCCACGGTTACATAAGAAAACTGCAAAACTTGTGGTCTAACCTCGAAAAAGCACTACCCCCCTCTGATTTCCAATCTGCCCTAATTATATTCCTGGGCGATTACTGCGACAGAGGCCCTAATACTAAGGAAGTCATCGATTTCTTGATTTCACTCCCCTCAAACTACCCTAATCAACGTCATGTCTTCCTCTGCGGCAACCATGACCTCGCATTCGCTGCTTTCCTGGGGCTTCTCCCTAGCCCCGTCGACGGCTCCGATTTCTCTGCGACGTGGGAGGAGTACGCCAtgaatgaggagagagagaggtggtacAAGGGTGAAGGCTACGAGAATATGCATTTGCAGGGAAGAAGGTGGGCAGGCAGGATGATTGGCTTTAATCGCGCCAAGAACACTGATTATCAGGGCTCCATTTACGATGCCGCCCCTACTTTCCAATCCTATGGGGTTCCGCATGGATCTGCAG AGTTGAGGAAGGCAGTTCCAGACGAGCACAAGAAATTTCTTGCAGATTTGGTTTGGGTTCATGAAGAG GATAATGTAAGTATAGAGACAGAAAAAGGAGTGCAGAACTGTAAACTGATAGCTGTACATGCTGGTTTGGAGAAAGGTAAAGGGGTCAAAGAGCAGCTAAATTATCTGAGAGCCAAGGATACGAGGATCCCTAAAGTCGAACCTCTTAGTGGAAGAAAGGACGTCTGGGACATCCCAGAG GAATTGAGGGGAACTCCAACTATTTTGGTGAGTGGTCACCATGGAAAGGTCCATATTGAAGAGTTGAGGTTAATAATTGATCAGGGAGGTGGCATTGAGAGTAACCCAGTGGCTGCTATTGTGTTCCCATCGAAGACCCTCGTGCTCGACACTGGCGATATAGTCTCTGATTCTCGATGA